The Stomoxys calcitrans chromosome 3, idStoCalc2.1, whole genome shotgun sequence genome includes a region encoding these proteins:
- the LOC131996183 gene encoding uncharacterized protein LOC131996183, translated as MSELATFIKEQRDLLDLLIKYESRFDAKNPAEKTHGYVDALGQRVDDIFNRFEAQHDTIIQKFYYLRSTLGGEAANLIKNISATEANYDSAWKILESRYHNRRMLVGNLISRLFNIPKSDGGFQSIKTLLDSAQECLSSLQNLNIDASTWDPLLIHLLVQKLDLQSRRDWEQSLKSSTEIPLISELFSFLERTFRTLESMTDEFPSDKQYPTKGRNKSNNNSKSNAQVRKASCNSGQFSKPKPILCAFCEKPHSLAKCFKFLALPLSDKVNFLSKKNACQNCFVVGHDHNNCKSPFRCITCKQLHHTVLHSDGSLTRAGPTGCSGNAPTQMASHSAQAFHSVLLYTIRLRVVTNRGKFTLRALLDPGSQGSLISESTVQLIGLEKNTHFGWVFSGPSNSVSSHQIHIHNVHLDHILRSFWEQEEVLPKRKFTEEEEACEEFFEATTTRTVSGRYVVKLPFRSILKDGSSPTLQNNVLNALRRLKQLEISFSRKPLFCESYTKFLKEYENLGHMSKIGVYPSDVRQDSYFLPHHGVLKESSTTTKLRVVFDGSSHSRESKSLNDELSPGPALQNDLPGILTRWRRHRIAFSADIEKMFRQIDVCPGHRKFQQILWRFSPFDEISIYELNTVTYGTASAPYLAIRVLQRLAHDYRDRYPVAARVLLQDSYVDDVISGSDSIDNVKPLYKDLCTLLDEGGCNLRKWVTNSKELLAVIPEEHRGTSVNLNFDRDNVVRTLGIQWNTATDSFFFEVNLDKDPIASKRRILSESARLYDPLGWLTPITVVAKSLFKQLWEHGVDWDDNVPREIEDLWFRHRASLPKLANLAIPRWIQWNQNSESELHCFCDASSVAYAAVVYVRIVTANDTFVHLLQAKSKVSPIKTVSIPRLELCAAALGVKLARKVQESLADLGVRNVFYWSDSSTVLSWIHKSPSNWTVYVANRVADIQRCSNPIQWRYVPSALNPADCASRGIQAEELIGNRTWWFGPHFLYGPQSSWPESLPNLCTSKEERAVKITTNVATEKAYPELLSKFSKLHTLLRITSLCFRFCHNCKHPDERITGPLSIGDVNKTLMIFVRITQEIDFPEELSRLSARKVIAQSPILKLMPFLDETGIIRVGGRLQNSNFPYDVKHPLVLAKSNPLSVLIISDAHERTLHGGVTLTMSYVNRRYWIISGNQLAKRVINRCLKCFRFAAKTSQQIMGNLPQARLMITRPFKHSGVDYAGPITIKTSNLRSTVTSKGYICLFVCMVTKAIHLEAVTSLTTNAFLSAFRRFVSRRGACTDLYSDCGTNFVGASKELQVLFEKSQKSLPEEVLQALSQNCTTWHFIPPASPNFGGLWEAGVKSVKYHLKRIIGERNLTFEELTTLLCQIEGCLNSRPLCPLSSDPSNFEALTPAHFLVGEPTICIPEESLLETNINLLSRWKCVEKMKQHFWKRWRNEYVNRLQARPKWLKSRSEPTIGDLVLVVDERCGPGQWLLGRIEETHPGPDGQNATSLVDTNIKSTA; from the exons ATGAGTGAACTGGCCACTTTTATAAAGGAGCAACGCGACTTGTTAGATTTATTGATTAAATATGAAAGTCGTTTCGATGCCAAAAATCCTGCCGAGAAAACTCATGGTTATGTAGATGCATTGGGCCAAAGGGTTGATGATATTTTTAATCGATTCGAGGCACAGCATGATACGATA ATACAGAAGTTTTATTATTTGCGTAGTACCCTTGGTGGCGAGGCGGCAAATCTGATAAAGAATATTTCAGCCACAGAGGCAAATTATGACTCGGCGTGGAAGATATTAGAATCAAGATACCATAATAGGCGTATGCTTGTGGGAAACTTGATTTCTAGGTTGTTTAATATACCGAAATCAGATGGTGGATTTCAGTCCATTAAGACACTTCTTGATTCTGCTCAAGAGTGTTTGtcctctttacaaaatttgaatatagatgccagCACGTGGGATCCTCTTCTTATCCATTTGCTCGTGCAGAAACTGGATCTTCAATCCCGCAGGGATTGGGAACAGTCTTTGAAATCCTCTACCGAAATCCCCCTCATTTCCGAACTCTTCTCTTTCTTGGAAAGAACTTTCCGAACGCTGGAGTCTATGACCGATGAGTTCCCATCTGATAAACAATATCCCACTAAGGGTAGAAATAAAAGTAATAATAATTCGAAATCTAATGCGCAGGTGCGGAAGGCTTCGTGCAATTCTGGACAGTTTTCCAAACCAAAACCTATTCTTTGCGCATTCTGCGAGAAACCTCACAGTCTCGCaaagtgttttaaatttttagcattgCCCTTGAGCGATAAGGTTAATTTTCTCTCAAAGAAGAACGCTTGCCAAAATTGTTTTGTGGTCGGGCATGACCACAACAATTGCAAATCTCCTTTCCGTTGTATCACATGCAAGCAGCTACACCATACGGTGCTGCATTCGGACGGTTCTCTAACCAGGGCTGGTCCTACTGGTTGTTCAGGTAATGCACCTACCCAGATGGCTTCGCATAGTGCTCAGGCGTTTCACTCTGTTTTACTTTACACGATAAGGCTTAGGGTTGTGACAAATCGTGGCAAATTTACGTTGAGGGCGCTACTAGACCCTGGATCTCAAGGTAGTTTGATTTCGGAGTCCACAGTTCAACTTATAGGTCTTGAGAAG AACACTCATTTTGGTTGGGTGTTTTCAGGACCCAGCAATTCCGTGTCTTCACACCAGATACACATTCATAATGTACacttggaccatattttgagaTCCTTCTGGGAACAGGAGGAGGTCCTCCCCAAAAGGAAGTTTACTGAGGAGGAGGAGGCATGTGAGGAGTTTTTTGAAGCTACCACAACTCGAACAGTATCTGGTCGATACGTGGTGAAATTGCCCTTTCGGTCTATACTGAAGGACGGCTCCAGTCCTACTCTTCAGAACAATGTGCTCAATGCACTTCGACGTTTGAAACAACTGGAAATATCATTTTCCAGGAAACCATTATTTTGCGAAAGCTACACCAAATTTCTCAAGGAATATGAGAATTTGGGCCACATGTCGAAGATTGGCGTTTATCCTAGTGATGTTCGTCAAGATTCCTACTTCTTACCGCACCATGGTGTTCTTAAGGAGAGTAGTACCACGACGAAGCTACGCGTTGTTTTTGATGGCAGTAGCCATTCACGTGAAAGTAAGTCGTTGAACGACGAGCTTTCCCCTGGGCCTGCTCTCCAGAATGATTTGCCTGGTATCCTTACCAGATGGAGACGTCATAGGATTGCCTTTAGCGCGGACATTGAGAAAATGTTCCGGCAGATAGATGTTTGTCCAGGGCACCGGAAATTTCAGCAGATTTTGTGGCGTTTTAGcccatttgatgaaatttcgatttatgaaTTGAACACAGTGACGTATGGTACGGCATCTGCTCCATATCTTGCCATTCGTGTTTTGCAGAGGTTGGCGCACGATTACAGGGACAGGTATCCTGTGGCCGCTAGGGTTCTACTGCAGGACTCATACGTGGATGACGTTATTTCCGGTTCTGATAGTATAGACAACGTGAAACCACTTTACAAGGATTTATGCACCTTATTGGATGAGGGTGGCTGCAATTTGAGAAAGTGGGTGACGAACTCTAAAGAGTTGCTTGCGGTTATACCAGAAGAACACAGGGGGACTTCTGTGAATCTGAACTTTGACCGTGATAACGTCGTTAGGACATTGGGCATACAGTGGAACACGGCCACTGActctttcttttttgaggtcAATCTTGACAAGGATCCGATTGCATCCAAGCGCAGGATTCTCTCGGAGTCCGCCAGGCTTTATGATCCATTGGGGTGGCTTACTCCGATTACTGTGGTGGCCAAATCCCTTTTCAAGCAACTGTGGGAACATGGGGTTGACTGGGATGATAATGTCCCAAGGGAAATTGAGGACCTGTGGTTTCGGCACAGGGCTTCATTGCCGAAGTTGGCTAATTTGGCGATTCCCAGGTGGATTCAATGGAATCAGAACTCTGAATCTGAATTACATTGTTTCTGCGATGCCTCTAGTGTTGCTTACGCCGCAGTGGTTTACGTGCGTATTGTTACGGCTAACGATACTTTTGTTCACCTTTTGCAGGCCAAATCAAAAGTATCACCCATTAAGACCGTTTCAATTCCAAGATTGGAGCTTTGCGCTGCTGCACTTGGAGTGAAACTGGCACGAAAGGTTCAGGAATCCCTCGCTGACCTTGGTGTACGGAATGTTTTTTATTGGAGTGACAGCTCCACTGTATTAAGTTGGATTCACAAGTCTCCCTCCAATTGGACTGTCTACGTGGCTAACCGCGTGGCAGACATACAACGATGCAGCAATCCAATTCAGTGGAGATACGTTCCTTCGGCTTTGAATCCGGCAGACTGTGCATCTAGGGGAATTCAGGCAGAGGAGTTAATAGGGAACCGGACTTGGTGGTTTGGGCCTCATTTTCTTTACGGACCACAATCCTCTTGGCCTGAATCTTTACCGAATTTGTGTACATCGAAGGAGGAGAGAGCCGTCAAGATTACAACGAATGTTGCCACTGAGAAAGCATATCCTGAATTGCTTTCAAAATTCTCCAAATTACACACTTTGCTACGCATCACTTCATTATGTTTTCGGTTCTGTCACAATTGTAAGCATCCCGATGAGAGGATTACTGGTCCCTTATCAATTGGGGATGTTAACAAGACTTTGATGATCTTTGTAAGAATAACTCAGGAAATTGATTTCCCTGAGGAGCTGTCAAGGCTCTCTGCACGAAAGGTGATCGCACAGAGTCCTATTTTGAAACTTATGCCATTTCTTGACGAAACTGGAATAATTCGAGTTGGTGGACGCCTCCAGAATTCGAATTTCCCCTATGATGTGAAGCATCCCCTAGTTTTGGCAAAGTCAAATCCATTATCAGTGCTTATCATTTCAGACGCACATGAAAGGACATTACATGGTGGTGTTACTTTGACCATGTCCTATGTGAACAGAAGGTACTGGATAATCTCAGGAAACCAATTGGCCAAACGTGTTATAAACAGGTGTTTGAAATGTTTCCGTTTTGCTGCGAAAACGTCGCAGCAGATAATGGGTAATTTGCCACAAGCTCGCTTGATGATCACTCGTCCATTTAAGCATAGTGGCGTCGACTATGCCGGTCCCATAACTATTAAGACTTCGAACTTGAGGTCTACTGTTACCTCAAAGGGGTACATATGTCTTTTTGTGTGTATGGTTACCAAAGCCATACATCTAGAAGCAGTTACCAGCCTGACGACAAATGCTTTTCTTTCTGCGTTTAGACGATTTGTGTCGCGGCGCGGTGCTTGTACCGATCTCTACTCAGACTGCGGCACGAATTTTGTTGGTGCCTCAAAAGAACTCCAAgtactttttgaaaaatctcAGAAATCACTGCCCGAGGAGGTTCTTCAGGCTTTAAGTCAGAACTGTACCACTTGGCACTTCATTCCACCTGCCTCCCCAAATTTTGGTGGTCTTTGGGAAGCAGGTGTGAAATCCGTGAAATACCATTTGAAAAGGATTATAGGCGAGCGCAATCTGACATTCGAAGAGCTCACAACACTACTATGTCAAATAGAAGGTTGTTTGAACTCTCGTCCTTTATGTCCTTTATCTTCCGACCCTTCGAATTTTGAAGCACTTACTCCTGCGCACTTTCTTGTTGGTGAGCCAACGATTTGCATACCAGAAGAATCTCTGTTGGAAACCAACATCAATTTACTTTCTCGCTGGAAATGTGTGGAAAAAATGAaacaacatttttggaaaaGATGGCGAAATGAATATGTTAATCGTCTTCAAGCGCGACCGAAATGGCTCAAAAGCAGATCTGAACCTACTATTGGCGATTTGGTGCTGGTTGTAGACGAACGGTGTGGACCAGGTCAATGGCTACTTGGCCGCATCGAGGAAACACATCCTGGACCTGATGGAC AAAATGCAACATCGCTTGTCGACACAAATATTAAATCAACTGCCTAA